One window of Cuculus canorus isolate bCucCan1 chromosome 10, bCucCan1.pri, whole genome shotgun sequence genomic DNA carries:
- the SHROOM4 gene encoding protein Shroom4: protein MERAGGRPGAPQLVHVQLQGGAPWGFTLRGGLEHGEPLIVSKVEDGGKAALSRRLQPGDELVNISGTPLYGSRQEALILIKGSYRTLKMIVRRRSVPVLRPHSWHVAKLAESRPDAPVMHCPADAFSLSWPSGCDVSELSLQWNPLSRHCSTDRSSSIGSMESLDQPGQAYYEGDPSPVDQGMYHSKRDSAYSSFSASSITSDCTLSLRTEEAASADSALQGPCKPLDGRYLTTGAEPPASQHPEAWRAPVPPQPPIRRDSLRAAPAVGGDGRRASVSMDMLHVKGRWISDTFLCQRDGEAEAASGRTPVPYPMKDHLSADQYYMLSSHPDRCPSESFLAESMEPHKRLYPGGGVHRVPDATAACDDLLLSPLKGHAPHRHSAPEQLLASQLRSLKVGTGSERASPAPDGHRWTLSPLHPEGSQPGTTGPAQDSSLCPEPCCRLPPCRCCPELPRACGQDGQGAGTACSTEGPVEESRGGGRRAGGPPHRSAQMRRRSDRFATSLRNEIQRRKAQLQKSRGPGTSLPGEEPVEEAEEPTEGRVPAEGPLASAERLSPMPSEDGRNPVRQGDRGIPTPDPRPVPKRPPSPERAVPMGRGRWRWSPERKLQRSPSPGELEGYGQGPVARSSPPRGNDEAVLLPFADRRRFFEESSRPAPPWHGKPPAGNPSAFQPPGSEHRDVRRLSVDQTYGPPSPSRPGSAGSYAECCQEQPACYQPLGRPGELEYRRGFSYPYGVPLIPEPCRYCGGGDRCPPPLPRGHVCRCHPQPWAHCPDCCCPAPRPGREESDAWPPRRVFTPEFPLDEWEPPAITRKTSQSISELSHYQVGFPRLGPFRPCFESAEQEWPPCYRTTSTHDLSWDGDRLTRSPESPPGPLHRPLRGRAFSESHLNLEPASPRSRNQRDLLHAKPDPANGHKKKGPPPPRPPPPNWEKYRQRRMSQRLPDGSGHGSAFTTAPVLPRSIAEAVRERSQSLTGGQGTRSRGLAARPPAPPGAWPRPEPSGSLCRTPEPDVGSGEMCRQAKHPWETEEQPQKLIWNQERRWASPRRVGECSLPPHGVSGPNTPEAPKLSPGAAEDVSCPGGRPQPRRVDSEELLWNVVGRDHSLASILAPSVPLGTTNEAVGELLATGERQAWQERFQQDWRLEALAQDRQGFEPISPPLTSTASSTSYPVYYGAGAGKAEVLSKVKEVPEVVEGSLEDEEEEEVDHELVEKKLQLIESLSRKLSVLREAQRGLQEDISANVALGEDVAARLQDLCTPGEFDKYRLFVGDLDKVVNLLLSLSGRLARVESALDSLGPHAAAEDKMALREKQQLLAAQLEDAKELKEHVGRREEVVGAMVARYLPAEHLQDYQHFIKMKSALITEQRELDEKIKLGQEQLRCLRESLGQAPKGC, encoded by the exons ATGGAGCGGGCGGGGGGCCGGCCCGGCGCCCCCCAGTTGGTGCACGTGCAGCTGCAGGGGGGCGCGCCCTGGGGCTTCACGCTGCGGGGCGGGCTGGAGCACGGCGAGCCCCTCATCGTCTCCAAG GTGGAGGATGGGGGCAAGGCTGCACTGTCCCGCCGGCTGCAGCCAGGTGATGAGCTGGTGAACATCAGCGGGACGCCACTGTATGGGTCCCGCCAGGAGGCCCTGATCCTCATCAAGGGCTCCTACCGCACCCTGAAGATGATCGTCCGCAG GAGGAGCGTGCCCGTCCTCCGGCCCCATTCCTGGCATGTGGCCAAGCTCGCCGAGAGCCGCCCCGACGCCCCCGTCATGCACTGCCCTGCGGACGCCTTCAGCCTCTCCTGGCCCTCGGGCTGTGATGTCAG CGAGCTGTCCCTGCAGTGGAACCCGCTGTCCCGGCACTGCAGCACCGACCGGAGCAGCTCCATCGGGAGCATGGAGAGCCTGGACCAGCCCGGCCAGGCCTACTATGAAGGAGACCCCTCACCCGTTGACCAGGGCATGTACCACAGCAAGCGAGACTCGGCCTACAGCTCCTTCTCCGCCAGCTCCATCACCTCTGACTGCACCCTCTCCCTCCGCACCGAGGAGGCTGCCTCTGCCGACTCTGCCCTCCAGGGCCCCTGCAAGCCCCTTGACGGGCGCTACCTGACCACAGGGGCTGAGCCGCCTGCCAGCCAGCACCCCGAAGCCTGGCGGGCacctgtgcccccccagccccccatcaGGAGGGACAGCCTGCGGGCAGCCCCGGCTGTTGGAGGGGACGGGCGCCGAGCGTCGGTCTCGATGGACATGCTACACGTCAAGGGCCGGTGGATCTCCGACACCTTCCTCTGCCAGCGAGACGGGGAGGCGGAGGCAGCAAGTGGGAGGACACCGGTGCCATACCCTATGAAGGACCATCTCTCTGCTGACCAGTATTACATGCTGAGCTCCCACCCGGACCGGTGTCCGTCCGAATCATTCCTAGCGGAGAGCATGGAGCCTCACAAGCGGCTGTACCCCGGTGGTGGCGTGCACCGAGTGCCAGATGCTACAGCGGCGTGTGATGACCTGCTGCTCTCCCCGCTCAAGGGCCACGCGCCACACCGGCACAGCGCTCCTGAGCAGCTGCTGGCCTCGCAGCTTCGCTCCCTCAAGGTGGGCACCGGCAGCGAGCGAGCCTCGCCGGCCCCTGATGGGCACCGCTGGACCCTCTCCCCGCTGCACCCCGAGGGGAGCCAGCCAGGGACCACAGGGCCTGCCCAGGACTCCTCACTCTGCCCGGAGCCGTGCTGCCGCCTGCCGCCCTGCCGCTGCTGCCCGGAGCTGCCGCGAGCCTGCGGGCAGGATGGACAGGGAGCTGGCACAGCGTGCAGCACCGAGGGGCCGGTGGAGGAGAGCCGAGGGGGAGGCCGTCGGGCAGGGGGTCCTCCCCACCGCTCGGCTCAGATGCGCCGCCGCAGCGACCGTTTTGCCACCAGCCTGCGCAATGAGATCCAGCGGCGCAAAGCCCAGCTGCAGAAGAGCCGGGGTCCTGGCACCTCGCTGCCTGGTGAGGAGCCggtggaggaggcagaggaacCCACGGAGGGCCGTGTGCCAGCGGAGGGACCCCTCGCCTCGGCTGAGAGGCTCAGCCCCATGCCAAGTGAGGATGGCAGGAACCCCGTCCGCCAAGGGGACCGGGGCATCCCCACCCCTGACCCGCGGCCGGTGCCCAAAAGGCCTCCATCTCCAGAGCGGGCAGTGCCGATGGGCCGGGGCCGCTGGCGCTGGTCCCCGGAGCGCAAGCTGCAGCGTTCACCCAGCCCTGGCGAGCTGGAGGGCTACGGCCAGGGTCCCGTGGCCCGCAGCTCCCCACCACGGGGCAACGATGAGGCTGTCCTCCTGCCCTTCGCTGACCGCCGCCGGTTCTTTGAGGAGAGCAGCCGGCCGGCACCACCCTGGCATGGCAAGCCGCCGGCAGGCaatcccagtgccttccagccCCCTGGCTCTGAGCACCGTGACGTCCGCCGCCTCTCCGTGGACCAGACCTACGGCCCCCCGTCACCCAGCCGCCCCGGCTCTGCCGGCTCCTATGCTGAGTGCTGCCAGGAGCAGCCCGCCTGCTACCAGCCACTGGGGAGGCCAGGGGAGCTGGAATACCGTCGGGGCTTCTCCTACCCCTACGGGGTTCCCCTTATCCCTGAGCCCTGCCGCTACTGCGGAGGGGGGGACCGGTGCCCCCCGCCACTGCCCCGAGGCCACGTCTGCCGCTgccacccccagccctgggcgCATTGTCCCGACTGCTGCTGCCCGGCCCCCCGCCCCGGGCGGGAGGAGAGTGATGCCTGGCCCCCTCGGAGAGTTTTCACCCCG GAATTTCCTTTAGATGAGTGGGAACCACCGGCAATAACCAGGAAAACCAGCCAGTCCATCAG tGAGCTCTCCCACTACCAAGTGGGCTTCCCGAGGCTCGGCCCCTTCCGCCCCTGCTTTGAGAGCGCTGAGCAGGAGTGGCCACCCTGCTACCGGACCACATCCACGCATGACCTCTCTTGGGATGGTGACCGCCTGACTCGTTCCCCTGAGAGTCCCCCAGGCCCCCTGCACCGCCCGCTGCGGGGCAGAGCGTTCTCCGAAAGCCACCTCAACCTGGAGCCTGCCAGTCCCCGGAGCCGCAACCAGAGGGACCTTCTCCATGCCAAGCCGGACCCCGCCAATGGCCACAAAAAGAAGGGTCCCCCACCTCCCCGCCCACCTCCCCCGAACTGGGAGAAGTACCGACAGCGCCGGATGTCGCAGCGCCTGCCGGATGGTTCTGGGCATGGTTCGGCTTTCACCACCGCCCCGGTGCTGCCCCGCAGCATCGCTGAGGCTGTGCGTGAGCGGTCACAGAGCCTCACTGGGGGGCAGGGGACCCGGTCCCGGGGGCTTGCTGCTCGCCCCCCTGCCCCACCAGGTGCGTGGCCCCGACCCGAGCCCAGCGGATCACTCTGCAGGACACCTGAGCCTGATGTGGGCAGCGGTGAGATGTGCAGGCAA GCAAAGCACCCCTGGGAGACGGAAGAGCAGCCCCAAAAGCTCATCTGGAACCAGGAGCGGCGCTGGGCCAGCCCGCGCAGAGTGGGCGAGTGCTCCCTGCCCCCGCACGGTGTCTCTGGCCCCAACACCCCAGAGGCACCCAAGCTCAGCCCTGGAGCGGCAGAGGACGTGAGCTGCCCTGGGGGGCGGCCTCAGCCCCGCCGCGTGGACTCGGAGGAGCTGCTGTGGAACGTGGTGGGCAGGGACCACTCCCTGGCCAGCATCCTGGCCCCCTCGGTGCCCCTTGGCACTACCAACGAGGCAGTGGGTGAGCTGCTGGCGACGGGGGAACGGCAGGCCTGGCAGGAACGTTTCCAGCAGGACTGGCGCCtggaggccctggcacaggacAG GCAGGGCTTTGAGCCCATCTCGCCACCCCTGACAAGCACTGCCAGCTCCACCTCGTATCCGGTGTATTATGGTGCGGGTGCAGGCAAAGCCGAGGTGCTCAGCAAGGTGAAGGAGGTGCCAGAGGTGGTGGAGGGGAGCTtggaggacgaggaggaggaggaggtggaccATGAGCTGGTGGAGAAGAAG ctgcagctgatCGAGAGCCTGAGCCGCAAGCTGTCCGTGCTGCGGGAGGCACAgcgggggctgcaggaggacatCAGCGCCAACGTGGCGCTTGGCGAGGATGTAGCTGCCCGCCTGCAAGACCTCTGCACCCCGGGGGAGTTCGACAAATACCGCCTCTTTGTGGGTGACTTGGACAAGGTGGTCAACCTCCTGCTGTCCCTGTCGGGGCGCCTGGCCCGAGTGGAGAGcgccctggacagcctggggCCACACGCTGCTGCCGAGGACAAG ATGGCCCTGCGGGAGAAGCAACAGCTGCTAGCGGCGCAGCTGGAGGACGCCAAGGAGCTAAAGGAGCATGTGGGGCGgcgggaggaggtggtgggCGCCATGGTGGCGCGGTACCTGCCTGCGGAGCACCTCCAGGACTACCAGCACTTCATCAAGATGAAGTCAGCCCTCATCACGGAGCAGCGGGAGCTGGATGAGAAGATCAAGCTgggccaggagcagctgaggtgcCTCCGGGAGAGCCTCGGCCAAGCCCCTAAGGGCTGCTAG